The sequence GATTAGGTGGATACATCATCCGCTTAGACCACGATATCAGTTATTGTTAAGAATGATTTAGTAGCTTAAATACAGTACATGCTTCAAGTTAATGTGTTCGCGATTTTGGGCCATATCAGTTCGATTAGTTTGTTGCTGCTTTTAGCAAGTAATGTTTCCACGCAAGAGAAAGATTCTTACTGTTATTATATTGTTTTCAATCGTAATCTTGTACGTAAAATTTGAGATGATTGACAATGGAATAGTTGATCGGATTACAAATCACGAAAAACTAATTCTGCGATTGAAGGCAGTCGGTGAATTAACTACCATTTCAGAGAGATGGTCTACCACAGTTCATAGGAAACGGAAGTACCGAGCATGGAAAACAAGTGCAGGCAATCCAAATATTTTCCGGATGCCAGATATCGAAAGCTATTCACGTGAACTGAATCCAGAGAAGAACATCTTCTTCATAATATCTACAGTGATAAAGGATAATATAGCGAGGCTAACGGCTCGTCAGTCTTGTGCGATAGAATCCGCTGCCAGGGCTAATGCTGATTGGAGCGTTTTTGTGTTGTTCACATCGGCTACCGTGTATAGTTCTATATACAGCAGCCATATGGCACCGTTGCTTATCTATCCGAATATTCATATGAGACGTCTGAATTTGTCAACGTTTGCTATTGGGACTCCGTTGGAAAAGTTTTTCCAGGATGGTAGGCTAAAGAACTCCACTCATATCGTAGAGCACACCTCCGATGTCCTGCGGATGCTCACATTATACAAATACGGTGGAACGTATCTAGATTCTGATGTGGTTGTGATGAAATCGCTGAATGAGCTGCCACTCAACTACGTCGCTTCCGAAGGAGACGGCTACATAGCGAACGGTGTGATCAACCTGCAAGCTACAGGATATGGCCACATGGTGGCAGAAGCGTTATTGACGTTTGTACACCAGGAAGTTAGGGACTGAGATCATGTCGTGGATAACAGATATATTTTCTGCTTTGCAGTGACTTGGCGGAAAATTTCAACGGATTGGTTTGGGCAGCTAATGGTCCTGAGCTGGTGACAAGAGTCATGCGAAAGTTTTGCAACGTTACCGACGTGTGGGATATGACAAGAGAAACATGTGGCGGACAGATGAGTGTTTTGGAGCCTGAAACGTTCTTTCAAATCACGTATCCACATCATACGTGGTATTTTGAAGAACAGCACACGGAGGAAGCCATGGAGAAAGTGGCTGGCCGTATTTTGACGCATTTGTGGAATAAACTGACCAGTGGAATACAACTAAGGAAGGATAGCCCAGTGGCTTATATAAAGTTGGCGAAAGCCTACTGTCCGTTTGTGATAAAAAATTGTGCAGAGTTTTTCTAGGAGCTAATAAAACCGTGACATATTTTGTAGTTGGTGAGTGcgcgattttttaaaataataataacatagAATTCAAGATACACACGTAGTATGTTTGTGGCTAAGTCTCTCAACCGATTCTCATAAAATCTAAGCAACTTTGCCAAAAAACAGTATGTTTTATCGCCTTTAActatttcataaataaaaaacaataacATACTCATCATCATTTCAATGTTATGTAATTTCACTTTAGACACCCTTCAATTCTCGTTTGTGCATTGAGGTTTCCAATGTTTCGATTAACAAGCCAAATTTGTATGCTACCCTCGATATAGGCGAAAATTCTTGATATGGCTTGCAGTGCCAATCATAAAATATTGCATGTAACGCACCAAATTAATCGATTCGAAAAATGTTTTGTATGAGATCTTGATCAAGCATTTGCGGAAGTAATTTGCTGGGTTGATGTCAAGCGATGTCACCACTTTATCGTTCATCATCGCATGCATGGTAACAATCTTTTCGAAACggtttgctaaaaataattggtggaacaGAGGAAAATTCTTCGCATTATGGACGACGTCTGACCGTCGTCATCGAACATTCCGATGATACAACTAGATGAATCCGCCTACCACCCTTGCGTCTGAGCGTGGTGGACGAATGGTCCGTGTGATGAATGTTTGGTATTTTCCGCTCGTCCGCAGTGCCCGACTGCGTTAATATTTCCACCTCAGACTTGACCACCaaagggaagaaagaaaaaaatacggAGCATAGACAATCGGCCATCACCGACCGCTGAGATTTTACGAGCACGAGGCGGTTAGATCGggatggaaaattaaaattttgtgtttttccaCTTCATGGTATTCAACAGCTATAGGTTCAGTGTTTTTGCTTTGTTTGCGTCGGTGGAGTGGATATGTTTGTGGAATATTACCAAGCAACTCGCTTCCCAAGGATGTCAGGTGGATTAATGGTGTTGATCGTTATTTCATTTTTAGGCATTCCTTAACGATGGATTTACATTGATCGCATCGACTatttaaaaacttcaaaaataacTTTGGTttatataagaaaattattttgagctttttagtggaatttttCACCTGTCTAAGACAGTTTGAACAATCTGAATTCCACATGTATCAGCAgatcgtatttcgacctcaacagtaggcgtcttcagtgtcttgtacttgactcgcttagtcgagtcaagtacaggCTGGTACAACTGCTGTGAGATAATGGTGGGGATATTCAAATCTTATGTTGagtttgtttataattagaaatcatcatcagcatgaaaagaaaatttcttcTTTATCGATTATATTGCAACAAGGTTCATTTGACAAACTTGCTGGATTGGTTGATGTTTAATTTGGAACAATTCGATAACTGACcgtataaaaaatgcacttgtTCAGTGGAATGTCCACACCTGTCCAGCACTactttattaatttttattacataatACTACTAACACATAGagcctgattttttttataaagaagAAACCACTTTGTATTGTCGATATTAGAAATCGTGTTTTcgtttgttattattattattaataaatcAATTCTAATCAcgaaatagatgattttttttaacaaacttcTTTTCTGTAACACATTTCTTTTCTCCTTTCAAGTTCCAGGGCCACAACCAAAAGGTCCTTAACACTATTTTATGCGAAATATGTCACTGTTGCCTAAAATCATCTATCACTGTTGCCTAAAATCATTCCTCTAATTacaatgttccaatagttgcggtatttttcaATTCGTGTCCCTATAATTGCGAATCCCATTGCTTTCTTACGTGACTCGCagctataggaacactaccgcagcTATTGGTGCAAAGGCCATAAATAAATAAGGTATTTGAGGATAATTTACCGTTTTCGAGGATTTTCCTACGCTGTTTTCGCTTGTTTTGTATAATGACAGTTCACCTAATTGATCAACAATGTGGGTTGCTACACTTGATCTTTAGATTCTCTAAAAACTACACTACCGCagctataggaacacccacgactatcggaacttttaccctacatAAAAATAGATTCCATCACAAATGCCCGAGTGCCACTCGCCCAAAAACCCCA comes from Armigeres subalbatus isolate Guangzhou_Male chromosome 2, GZ_Asu_2, whole genome shotgun sequence and encodes:
- the LOC134217342 gene encoding lactosylceramide 4-alpha-galactosyltransferase-like: MFPRKRKILTVIILFSIVILYVKFEMIDNGIVDRITNHEKLILRLKAVGELTTISERWSTTVHRKRKYRAWKTSAGNPNIFRMPDIESYSRELNPEKNIFFIISTVIKDNIARLTARQSCAIESAARANADWSVFVLFTSATVYSSIYSSHMAPLLIYPNIHMRRLNLSTFAIGTPLEKFFQDGRLKNSTHIVEHTSDVLRMLTLYKYGGTYLDSDVVVMKSLNELPLNYVASEGDGYIANGVINLQATGYGHMVAEALLTDLAENFNGLVWAANGPELVTRVMRKFCNVTDVWDMTRETCGGQMSVLEPETFFQITYPHHTWYFEEQHTEEAMEKVAGRILTHLWNKLTSGIQLRKDSPVAYIKLAKAYCPFVIKNCAEFF